One genomic segment of Anaerosporomusa subterranea includes these proteins:
- a CDS encoding 5'-nucleotidase codes for MPTTLDNKLVVAISSRALFDLDESNRLFENEGVEAYARYQMQHEEETLDCGVAFPLIRRLLALRYPETQEPAVEIVLVSKNDPNTGLRVFNSIEHHRLDITRAAFTNGRSPYQYLSAFRADLFLSANPDDVRLALANGYASATIYTDLQFTDDESGEIRIAFDGDAVIFSDEAERVYQEHGLAEFVRHEVEKSDIPLPPGPFKPFLEALNKVQRSYRNSAEMPIRTALVTARSAPSHKRAIKTLRSWGVRIDEAFFLGGLDKAPILDKFKPHIFFDDQQTYCQSASRVAPTGHVPSGVKNE; via the coding sequence ATGCCGACAACATTAGACAATAAACTAGTGGTCGCGATTTCATCGCGGGCGTTGTTTGATTTAGATGAGAGCAACCGGCTGTTTGAGAACGAAGGGGTAGAAGCCTATGCCCGCTACCAAATGCAGCATGAAGAGGAGACATTGGATTGCGGTGTTGCCTTCCCGTTGATTCGACGGCTGTTGGCGTTACGTTATCCGGAGACGCAAGAACCGGCGGTGGAGATCGTCTTGGTGTCAAAGAATGACCCCAACACCGGGCTGCGGGTTTTTAATTCCATTGAGCATCATCGGTTAGATATCACACGGGCTGCCTTCACCAACGGCCGCTCGCCGTATCAATATCTCAGTGCCTTTCGAGCAGATCTGTTTTTGTCCGCTAACCCGGATGATGTACGGTTAGCACTGGCGAACGGTTATGCCAGTGCGACTATTTATACTGATTTGCAATTTACTGATGACGAAAGCGGTGAAATCCGAATCGCCTTTGACGGTGATGCGGTAATTTTCAGTGATGAAGCTGAGCGGGTGTATCAAGAGCATGGGCTGGCAGAGTTCGTGCGACATGAAGTCGAGAAAAGTGACATCCCATTGCCGCCAGGACCGTTTAAGCCATTTCTTGAAGCGCTTAACAAAGTCCAGCGATCTTACCGCAACTCGGCGGAGATGCCGATCCGCACCGCGCTCGTGACGGCCCGCAGTGCGCCGTCCCATAAACGAGCGATTAAGACGCTGCGGTCTTGGGGAGTGCGCATTGATGAGGCGTTCTTCCTCGGCGGCTTAGACAAGGCGCCGATCTTGGATAAGTTTAAGCCGCATATATTCTTTGACGACCAACAGACGTATTGCCAAAGCGCGTCAAGAGTAGCGCCGACAGGGCATGTGCCGAGCGGCGTAAAGAATGAATAA
- a CDS encoding DMT family transporter, whose protein sequence is MKLSPIYAEYILIFVAFVWGSNPPVMKWSLQYIDPMSFNAMRMMVACILSSALALLRKSSQPLRREDVPALFKISAFGFFVFQIFLTLGVTRTTAGNTSLLLGMLPISVAIINAITGLERITRRIMISIALTLLGVIVIVLGSGQELSLAGDHLVGAAFLLCAQCGYGYYTVFSRKLTEKYSPYQINACVFAITTALFALIALPSMIVADWSQVALSAWGGIIYSGVFPLWIGNILWVWGVGVVGSAKASLFNNLAPVFAILISYLLLGEAFGLIQALGAAIIYAGLHIGRKQPETAE, encoded by the coding sequence ATGAAACTAAGTCCTATTTACGCCGAATACATTCTAATCTTTGTCGCGTTTGTCTGGGGCTCAAATCCGCCAGTTATGAAGTGGAGCCTGCAGTATATCGACCCGATGTCCTTTAACGCCATGCGCATGATGGTCGCTTGTATCTTATCCAGCGCTCTTGCCCTGCTTCGCAAATCGTCTCAACCGTTGCGGCGAGAAGACGTACCCGCCTTATTTAAGATTAGTGCATTCGGCTTTTTTGTCTTTCAGATTTTCCTTACACTTGGCGTAACCCGGACTACGGCTGGTAATACTTCATTATTGCTGGGAATGCTACCAATTTCTGTCGCAATCATTAATGCCATTACCGGCTTAGAACGAATTACACGAAGAATCATGATCAGTATCGCCTTAACTTTGCTGGGCGTGATCGTAATTGTTTTAGGCTCAGGCCAAGAACTAAGCTTGGCAGGCGACCATCTTGTTGGCGCCGCTTTTCTCCTGTGCGCGCAATGCGGGTACGGCTATTACACAGTCTTCTCCCGTAAACTGACTGAGAAGTATTCACCTTATCAGATTAATGCCTGCGTGTTTGCCATAACCACCGCATTGTTTGCGTTGATCGCTCTACCGTCAATGATCGTGGCTGACTGGAGTCAGGTAGCTTTATCTGCTTGGGGCGGCATCATTTACTCAGGAGTCTTTCCTTTATGGATCGGCAACATTCTCTGGGTATGGGGCGTTGGCGTAGTCGGCAGCGCCAAAGCGTCATTGTTCAACAACCTGGCACCAGTGTTTGCGATTCTGATTAGTTATCTGTTGTTGGGCGAAGCCTTCGGCCTGATCCAAGCATTAGGGGCGGCAATCATTTATGCGGGCCTACATATTGGACGAAAGCAGCCTGAAACTGCAGAGTGA
- a CDS encoding amidohydrolase family protein: protein MDIILRKVRLEDNQPLVDVGLCAGKIAAIAPELGMDAAEIIEADGRVLIPGLVESHLHLDKALIADRKPNRSGTLQEAITVTAALKPSFTKEDVRERAEKALQMIIKNGATHVRTHSEFDPAGGFTGFKVILELKEKYKHVIDMQVVAFPQEGIMKAPGTEAMMHEAVKMGADVVGGIPYNDFSANDHIDLVFEIAKKYQMPLDFHQDFKDDIAGTSIEYLCRKTIAEGYQGRVSVGHMTSLGAFPPDQLHPLLELMAEAQINVMCLPATDLHLGGRNDTYNVRRALTPVRALNKAGVNVCLGSNNIRNAFTPYGNGDLFQIAMLAIPTAHLGGADDLPSVLPMITTRVAKALNISNYGLKEGCNADVVLLDTKKVSDAIIDLPDKLYVIKGGKVIIKTQRQTERRYSI from the coding sequence ATGGATATTATCTTGAGAAAAGTAAGGTTGGAAGACAATCAGCCACTGGTTGATGTAGGGCTTTGCGCGGGGAAAATCGCCGCCATTGCGCCAGAACTCGGCATGGACGCTGCCGAGATCATCGAGGCCGACGGGAGAGTGCTCATTCCAGGTCTGGTCGAAAGTCATCTGCATCTGGATAAAGCATTGATTGCCGATCGTAAACCTAATCGTTCCGGTACACTGCAAGAGGCAATAACGGTTACTGCTGCGCTTAAGCCTTCATTTACAAAGGAAGATGTGAGGGAACGCGCTGAAAAGGCATTGCAAATGATTATCAAGAATGGCGCTACCCATGTACGCACGCATTCGGAGTTTGACCCGGCCGGCGGCTTTACCGGTTTTAAGGTTATTCTTGAACTCAAAGAAAAGTATAAGCATGTTATCGACATGCAGGTGGTTGCCTTCCCACAGGAGGGCATTATGAAAGCCCCCGGCACCGAAGCCATGATGCATGAAGCCGTTAAAATGGGAGCCGATGTAGTCGGCGGAATTCCCTATAATGATTTTTCTGCCAACGATCATATTGACCTAGTTTTCGAGATTGCTAAAAAGTATCAGATGCCGCTTGATTTCCACCAGGATTTTAAGGATGATATTGCCGGAACGTCAATCGAGTACCTGTGCAGAAAAACCATTGCTGAAGGTTATCAAGGCAGGGTAAGCGTCGGCCATATGACCAGTTTAGGAGCATTTCCTCCCGACCAGTTGCATCCACTGTTGGAATTGATGGCTGAGGCGCAGATTAACGTCATGTGTTTACCGGCGACAGATTTACATCTGGGCGGACGGAACGATACCTATAATGTGCGCCGCGCTTTGACGCCGGTGCGTGCGCTGAACAAAGCGGGCGTAAATGTCTGTCTGGGTTCCAATAATATTCGCAATGCGTTTACGCCATATGGTAACGGCGACTTATTCCAAATCGCCATGCTAGCCATTCCCACCGCGCACCTAGGCGGCGCTGATGATCTGCCTAGTGTGCTGCCGATGATTACAACCCGCGTGGCTAAGGCGCTGAATATTAGCAACTATGGATTAAAAGAGGGCTGCAATGCCGACGTGGTGCTTCTGGATACCAAAAAGGTCAGCGACGCCATCATCGACTTGCCGGATAAGCTGTATGTCATCAAAGGCGGCAAGGTCATTATCAAGACGCAGCGGCAAACGGAAAGAAGATACTCAATTTAA
- a CDS encoding PucR family transcriptional regulator yields MLTVNEALQTAALADCVLVGGLGGGNRPIESLNQMDVPDVVDWVAPNQMILTTGYFIRNNVNEQKQLLTDLNDRGCAGLAIKVKRFFRTIPQDMIDLANQLQFPLIEIPADKNISIVMNELMGEIVNKQAALLKHAYDVHNCFTTAVLKGGTLQNISDLLVSFVQNSVVICDDSWNILCQSQSKQSVIALPTILDEINLEDFVKTTRAGDAQPGHQASSAHVNGKHIAMESFPVIHDMRLMGYIFIINTMQTAGVSDRAAIEQAAMVVGLELLKRKIQREMQQNLRADFFNDYLGGNIKSKAVLERRGAQFGINADEKYLCLVFGIDHFNHIFLNTFSGNETSVQKLKKEITHIADNVIEQAGLSISSFSKSDQIVLLLPYSMFAANAKDTITEIVDSIKCEIKQSCAPWLTVSAGIGLAGSAINVSKSYNSALEAMRIGRGSSSVTRDGIYYFEDYIIEYLLADADWSKYEFLYKDTLGQLEDFDRKNAKMELVKTLRTFFDNGFNLSNTAQILYIHRNTLTYRMDKIREIINLDLANNNVRMFLLLMMKMKKVMDNRET; encoded by the coding sequence ATGCTGACAGTAAACGAGGCCCTGCAAACGGCCGCCTTGGCGGATTGCGTCCTTGTCGGCGGCTTGGGCGGCGGGAACAGGCCAATCGAGTCATTAAATCAGATGGATGTTCCGGACGTCGTCGATTGGGTAGCGCCCAATCAAATGATTCTTACAACCGGATACTTTATCCGCAATAATGTGAATGAGCAAAAACAATTGCTGACAGACCTCAACGACAGAGGCTGCGCGGGGTTAGCAATTAAAGTCAAACGCTTTTTTCGCACCATCCCGCAAGACATGATCGATCTTGCCAATCAGCTGCAGTTTCCGCTTATTGAGATCCCCGCCGATAAGAACATTTCTATCGTTATGAATGAATTAATGGGGGAGATTGTCAATAAACAAGCAGCGCTATTAAAACACGCCTATGACGTGCATAATTGCTTTACTACAGCCGTCTTAAAAGGCGGCACGTTGCAGAATATCTCCGATTTGCTGGTTTCATTTGTACAAAATAGTGTTGTTATCTGTGATGATAGTTGGAATATACTCTGCCAGTCTCAGTCGAAGCAATCGGTAATCGCATTACCTACAATTCTCGATGAAATCAATTTGGAGGATTTCGTCAAGACAACACGGGCAGGAGATGCTCAGCCCGGCCATCAAGCTTCCAGCGCACACGTTAACGGCAAACACATTGCGATGGAGTCTTTTCCGGTTATTCATGATATGCGTTTAATGGGCTACATATTTATTATTAATACCATGCAAACGGCGGGAGTATCGGATCGGGCGGCAATTGAGCAGGCCGCCATGGTTGTTGGGCTCGAATTGCTAAAGAGAAAGATACAACGGGAAATGCAACAAAATCTGCGAGCGGACTTTTTCAACGACTATCTGGGCGGCAATATTAAGTCGAAAGCGGTGCTGGAGCGCCGTGGCGCCCAATTTGGCATCAACGCTGATGAAAAATATTTGTGTTTGGTCTTTGGGATAGATCACTTTAATCATATTTTTCTTAATACGTTCTCGGGAAACGAAACATCTGTACAAAAATTGAAAAAAGAAATCACTCACATTGCCGACAATGTGATCGAACAAGCAGGTTTATCAATATCCAGTTTTAGTAAAAGCGACCAAATCGTACTGCTGCTGCCGTATTCAATGTTTGCCGCCAACGCTAAAGACACTATTACTGAGATTGTGGATTCAATCAAATGTGAGATTAAACAAAGTTGCGCTCCGTGGCTGACTGTGTCCGCGGGAATCGGCCTGGCGGGTTCGGCAATCAATGTGTCAAAGAGTTACAACTCGGCACTGGAGGCAATGCGCATTGGCCGCGGTTCATCGAGTGTGACAAGAGATGGAATATATTATTTTGAAGACTACATTATCGAGTATTTGCTGGCTGACGCAGATTGGAGCAAATACGAATTCTTGTACAAAGATACTCTTGGGCAGCTAGAAGATTTCGACCGGAAAAATGCCAAAATGGAGTTGGTTAAAACACTCCGGACATTTTTCGACAATGGCTTCAATCTTTCCAATACCGCGCAGATTCTATATATCCATCGGAATACCCTAACCTATCGGATGGATAAGATTCGCGAAATCATTAATCTTGACTTAGCTAACAATAATGTCCGGATGTTTCTCCTGCTAATGATGAAAATGAAAAAAGTAATGGATAATCGCGAGACGTAA
- a CDS encoding citrate transporter, giving the protein MINALISVLPLIVILVLLFKRVNMIAAGLVGGILAMLIGGISLAAANKIFLDTMPLLLTIMVPIINSAIAFAVFKSGGYTSALTLMNRAVNGRVEMMAVFIVFLQAAATYMSGIGGGTAVVLAPLAFAAVGVIPEVIAGMSIAAAVSFTTSPASLESSIYSKLTGVGVQDYVSFMRPYWIIFSLIALGIAYYGAKKRGVLVQPGSPVEQNTSTDAELWRTTLPAIFLLFSVLAGPFVNKAVGMPLLSPLVYSITTILLIAVCTKMKINDSFNALMDGSSYILTRLFGVGFFLTFIYMIEKIGAFKTIASIAQAAPDWLMNPAAVLAGFLIGVPAGAYVGTVLAMIIPVTVALKFSPLSMGFVVMGVGLGSQMSFVNITMQALSSGFQIPIEQVSKGNSPWVLMCMAILLVMSLVLV; this is encoded by the coding sequence TTGATAAATGCATTAATTAGTGTGTTGCCTCTCATTGTTATTCTTGTGCTCTTGTTCAAACGGGTAAACATGATTGCCGCCGGCTTGGTAGGAGGTATTCTCGCCATGCTGATCGGCGGTATCTCGCTCGCAGCTGCGAACAAGATTTTCCTCGACACTATGCCGCTGCTGCTGACCATCATGGTTCCTATCATCAATTCGGCTATCGCATTTGCTGTGTTCAAATCCGGCGGTTACACCTCCGCTCTTACGCTGATGAATCGAGCTGTGAACGGGCGCGTCGAGATGATGGCTGTCTTTATCGTATTTTTGCAGGCTGCTGCCACCTATATGTCAGGAATCGGCGGCGGCACCGCTGTCGTTCTCGCGCCGCTGGCATTTGCCGCAGTTGGCGTTATTCCCGAGGTCATCGCCGGCATGTCGATCGCGGCTGCCGTTTCGTTCACCACTTCACCGGCATCGCTCGAATCCAGTATCTATTCTAAACTGACCGGAGTAGGGGTACAGGATTATGTGAGTTTTATGCGGCCATACTGGATAATTTTCTCTCTGATTGCACTCGGCATTGCTTACTATGGAGCGAAAAAACGCGGCGTGCTGGTGCAACCGGGATCGCCGGTTGAGCAAAATACATCGACTGATGCTGAGCTATGGCGTACTACGCTTCCCGCTATATTCCTGCTGTTCTCCGTGCTGGCGGGGCCTTTCGTCAATAAGGCGGTGGGCATGCCGTTGCTCAGCCCGCTTGTGTACAGCATTACGACTATTCTGTTAATTGCTGTTTGCACCAAGATGAAGATAAATGATTCGTTCAATGCTCTGATGGATGGCTCAAGCTATATCCTGACCCGACTGTTCGGTGTTGGCTTCTTTCTGACCTTTATCTACATGATTGAAAAGATTGGTGCATTCAAAACCATCGCGAGCATCGCCCAGGCCGCTCCCGACTGGTTGATGAACCCTGCCGCTGTGCTGGCCGGTTTCCTGATTGGTGTGCCGGCTGGAGCGTACGTCGGAACCGTTTTGGCTATGATTATTCCGGTAACCGTTGCACTCAAGTTCTCGCCGCTTTCTATGGGTTTTGTAGTCATGGGCGTCGGGCTTGGCAGTCAGATGAGTTTCGTTAACATTACCATGCAAGCTCTGTCATCTGGCTTCCAGATACCGATTGAGCAGGTGTCCAAGGGCAATTCGCCCTGGGTTCTGATGTGTATGGCCATTCTCCTGGTTATGTCACTGGTATTGGTGTAG
- a CDS encoding DUF1116 domain-containing protein, protein MAAKGLFTEKPNVVNIGLEHFTEAFKQNGTEYCHLNWKPPAGGDKELIDILFKLKSLPCDENGLTVVDRANREAHERLKAGQAVMVGIKTANEAFPGMKKNMIFHAGPPVQWQDMCGPMRAAFIGAIRYEGLAKTEADAIKLMDEGGIDYGPNHHHQAVGPMTGIISYSMPVFVVKNITFGNYAYCTINEGLGKVMRFGANSDAVIKHLKWLEMVLAPVLDEAIAMAGGVKLNPIMAQALAMGDEMHQRNVAASLQFYKQIAGELAEVVKDHGQSRKIVEFVVKGNEQFFLNIAMAAAKSIMDPTRDIPYSTMVTCMSRNGVEFGIQVSGLGSQWFTGPCNEVQGMYFPGFTKEDANLDMGDSSITECIGIGGMAMGCAPAVVNFVGAGSVEDAIQYSLTMGDIVIDRNPNMPMPNLDFKGVAAGIDICKVVETGILPIINTGVAHKQPGVGQIGAGIVNPPMAAFVKALKAFPLDGE, encoded by the coding sequence ATGGCGGCAAAAGGACTCTTTACAGAAAAGCCAAATGTGGTGAATATCGGCCTCGAACATTTCACTGAGGCATTTAAACAAAACGGCACTGAATACTGCCACTTAAACTGGAAGCCTCCTGCCGGAGGAGATAAAGAGTTGATTGATATCCTCTTCAAACTCAAGTCCCTGCCCTGTGATGAGAACGGGTTAACTGTGGTTGACCGCGCCAATCGTGAAGCGCATGAGCGTCTTAAAGCCGGCCAGGCAGTCATGGTCGGCATAAAAACGGCAAATGAAGCATTTCCCGGCATGAAGAAAAACATGATTTTTCATGCCGGCCCCCCTGTTCAGTGGCAAGATATGTGCGGACCGATGCGCGCTGCCTTTATTGGCGCTATCCGCTATGAGGGTTTAGCGAAAACAGAAGCAGACGCTATCAAGCTGATGGATGAGGGCGGCATCGATTATGGCCCTAATCATCATCACCAGGCAGTCGGTCCAATGACAGGCATTATTAGTTACTCGATGCCGGTATTTGTTGTCAAGAACATTACCTTTGGCAATTATGCATATTGCACGATCAATGAGGGACTGGGTAAGGTCATGCGATTCGGCGCCAATAGCGACGCAGTCATCAAACACTTGAAGTGGCTGGAAATGGTTCTTGCGCCAGTGTTGGATGAAGCGATTGCCATGGCAGGCGGCGTCAAGCTGAACCCGATCATGGCGCAAGCGTTGGCTATGGGTGACGAAATGCATCAACGCAATGTGGCGGCCAGTCTGCAGTTCTATAAGCAAATAGCTGGCGAATTGGCAGAAGTGGTCAAGGATCATGGGCAGTCCAGGAAGATCGTAGAATTTGTCGTCAAAGGCAATGAGCAGTTTTTCCTGAATATAGCGATGGCTGCCGCGAAATCGATTATGGATCCCACACGAGATATTCCTTACAGTACGATGGTTACCTGCATGAGCCGCAATGGAGTGGAATTCGGGATTCAAGTCAGCGGTTTGGGCTCCCAATGGTTTACCGGACCCTGCAATGAGGTGCAAGGCATGTATTTCCCAGGGTTTACAAAAGAGGACGCAAACCTGGACATGGGAGACAGCTCGATTACGGAATGTATCGGCATCGGTGGCATGGCCATGGGATGCGCCCCGGCGGTTGTTAATTTTGTTGGCGCCGGCTCGGTAGAGGACGCTATACAATACAGCCTCACCATGGGTGATATTGTGATTGACCGCAATCCGAACATGCCAATGCCGAATCTCGATTTTAAGGGCGTAGCCGCCGGTATTGACATTTGCAAGGTAGTTGAAACCGGCATATTGCCGATTATCAACACGGGCGTTGCACACAAGCAGCCGGGAGTAGGCCAAATCGGCGCAGGTATCGTGAATCCGCCGATGGCTGCTTTTGTTAAAGCGCTCAAAGCGTTTCCACTTGATGGCGAATAA
- the fdrA gene encoding acyl-CoA synthetase FdrA, whose product MGHVKSLVVAGSYRDSVFLMKVSSQLSQLAGVEMASVMMATERNKELFQTAGLMTVQIQNAKPDDLAISLIAQTQEQAEAGIHVAVDMISTSNQEKKQSNGSKTPERLEQALAADSGRNMALISVAGDYAAYEAAKALRNNLDVMLYSDNISIADERRLKEMARDTGRIVMGPDCGTAIINGVPLAFANNVAEGCIGVVGASGTGTQEVTCIIDQMGQGISQAIGTGGRDLKQEVGGISFITGLQYLIQHDATKVIVLISKPPHDSVRAKIAELIQQTTKPVVVHYVGSDDYGLETAAGAKTAATLAHTALLAVKLAGGIAASLIDDAVYQQKVQDAVDKATDGRFLRGIFGGGTLCYEALDIFGKVIDPASIYSNIPLKNMNRLANLQRSIGHTFLDMGEDEFTVGKPHPMIDPTSKHKRIAEELADPQVAVVLFDVVIGHGAFPDQAGDLAGIIKTAGKKHSLPCLIASVTGTEKDVPSRSDQIKKLQDAGVIILPSNDLAAKLACDVIQTRERG is encoded by the coding sequence TTGGGACATGTTAAGTCATTAGTAGTCGCAGGCTCTTATCGTGATTCAGTATTTTTAATGAAAGTCTCCAGCCAATTAAGCCAGTTAGCCGGTGTTGAAATGGCTTCTGTGATGATGGCTACAGAGCGGAACAAAGAATTGTTTCAGACGGCAGGCTTGATGACAGTGCAAATTCAAAATGCCAAACCGGATGATCTGGCTATTTCTCTGATTGCGCAAACCCAAGAACAGGCAGAGGCGGGGATACATGTTGCTGTAGACATGATTTCTACCTCCAATCAAGAGAAAAAGCAGTCTAATGGCAGCAAAACTCCTGAACGGTTGGAACAGGCACTCGCTGCTGATTCAGGACGCAACATGGCGCTGATTTCAGTGGCTGGTGATTATGCGGCCTATGAAGCAGCCAAAGCGTTGCGCAACAATCTGGATGTCATGTTGTATAGCGATAATATCAGTATAGCTGATGAACGCAGATTAAAAGAAATGGCGCGGGATACCGGGAGAATTGTCATGGGGCCTGACTGCGGCACGGCAATCATCAATGGTGTCCCCCTGGCGTTTGCCAATAATGTAGCTGAAGGCTGTATTGGCGTGGTTGGCGCCTCCGGTACAGGTACCCAGGAAGTAACATGTATCATCGATCAAATGGGGCAGGGCATCAGTCAGGCTATCGGCACTGGCGGGCGCGATCTCAAGCAAGAAGTCGGCGGTATAAGCTTTATCACAGGACTTCAATACCTTATTCAGCATGATGCCACCAAGGTTATTGTACTGATTTCAAAACCTCCGCATGATTCGGTCAGAGCCAAGATTGCCGAGCTAATTCAGCAAACAACAAAGCCGGTGGTTGTGCACTATGTAGGCAGTGACGACTATGGACTGGAAACAGCAGCTGGAGCAAAAACAGCGGCGACACTGGCGCACACGGCGTTGTTGGCGGTCAAGCTGGCTGGCGGTATTGCAGCCTCTCTCATTGATGACGCTGTTTATCAGCAGAAAGTACAGGATGCTGTTGATAAAGCGACAGATGGCAGGTTCCTAAGAGGTATTTTCGGCGGCGGCACTTTATGCTATGAAGCTCTAGATATCTTTGGGAAAGTAATCGATCCTGCCAGCATTTATTCCAACATTCCATTGAAGAACATGAACCGCTTGGCTAATCTGCAACGCAGCATCGGGCATACCTTTTTAGACATGGGCGAAGATGAATTTACGGTTGGCAAACCGCATCCGATGATTGATCCGACAAGCAAACATAAGCGTATTGCCGAAGAACTGGCCGATCCTCAGGTTGCTGTCGTCCTGTTTGATGTAGTCATTGGTCATGGTGCTTTCCCGGATCAGGCTGGTGATTTAGCCGGTATTATCAAGACAGCCGGCAAAAAACACAGCCTGCCGTGTCTGATTGCCTCTGTAACTGGCACTGAAAAAGATGTTCCCAGTCGCAGCGACCAGATCAAAAAACTGCAGGATGCTGGCGTAATTATCCTGCCGTCTAATGATTTAGCGGCAAAACTGGCATGCGATGTTATACAAACAAGGGAAAGGGGCTAG
- the arcC gene encoding carbamate kinase — protein MPEQTLIVVAIGGNAITKENQKGTLDEMVKNIEIGLSGVVNLIASGNNVVLTHGNGPQVGNILLQVEAAKETIPPMPLDVCGAESQGQLGYLIQRSCLNGLKQRGVKRDVVTVLTHVMVDPRDSAFLHPTKPIGPFLTKEAAEIATAKKGFIFAEDSGRGYRRIVPSPKPISIIEKSAIEELAKAGKVVIACGGGGIPVIEGPTGDLEGVEAVIDKDFASAVLAEEIHADILVLVTGVDKVAINFGKPDVRYLDKMTVAEAQLYYDQGHFPPGSMGPKIAAAVAFVRSSGNTALITSLEQIQHGLEGGTVITP, from the coding sequence ATGCCAGAACAGACGCTGATAGTTGTCGCTATTGGCGGCAACGCAATCACCAAGGAAAACCAAAAAGGCACACTCGATGAGATGGTAAAAAATATCGAAATAGGCCTGTCTGGAGTTGTCAATCTGATTGCCAGTGGGAACAACGTCGTATTGACTCATGGGAATGGGCCGCAGGTAGGCAATATTTTGTTGCAGGTTGAAGCGGCTAAAGAAACTATCCCTCCCATGCCGTTAGATGTTTGCGGAGCAGAGAGTCAAGGACAACTTGGTTATCTCATCCAGCGTTCATGCCTCAATGGACTTAAGCAGCGAGGCGTAAAGCGCGATGTTGTCACCGTGCTAACACACGTGATGGTTGATCCGCGCGATTCTGCTTTTCTTCACCCCACGAAACCGATTGGTCCGTTTTTAACCAAAGAGGCTGCTGAAATTGCGACCGCTAAAAAAGGTTTTATATTTGCTGAGGATAGCGGGAGAGGATATCGAAGAATTGTCCCATCGCCCAAGCCGATCAGTATCATTGAAAAGTCAGCAATTGAAGAATTGGCTAAGGCAGGGAAGGTTGTTATCGCCTGCGGCGGTGGCGGTATTCCGGTTATTGAAGGCCCAACCGGAGATCTAGAAGGTGTAGAGGCTGTCATTGACAAAGACTTCGCTTCTGCCGTTTTAGCTGAAGAAATTCATGCTGACATATTGGTCTTAGTCACAGGCGTAGATAAAGTCGCGATCAACTTCGGCAAGCCGGACGTTCGCTATCTGGATAAAATGACAGTTGCAGAAGCTCAGCTGTATTATGATCAAGGTCATTTCCCACCAGGCAGCATGGGACCGAAAATTGCGGCAGCAGTGGCCTTTGTCCGCAGCAGCGGCAATACTGCGCTGATTACATCACTAGAACAAATTCAACATGGACTGGAGGGGGGGACGGTAATAACGCCATAA